In the Candidatus Electrothrix rattekaaiensis genome, one interval contains:
- a CDS encoding protease inhibitor I42 family protein, giving the protein MTIQEEVKIEVGQAVDVSLESMMGSTGYGWELASLEGGVNLTGISVQPTSTRPIAPVIQIFSFRGIGEGSGKAVFVLTAPWKVEEPKKEVVYTFTVVKAEDVDTDDALRLEGFAAGPTANVRPAGSGGIVQPIYSVPTDPCLYYGVCPPGDDCCNQPQAKYGIQPPVCECDDCCCNPPQPKYGVQPPCCECDDCCCNPPVTMKYNVPTMRYNVPPMMRYNFPPMMRYNFPSR; this is encoded by the coding sequence ATGACGATCCAGGAAGAAGTTAAAATTGAAGTCGGTCAAGCTGTCGATGTATCATTAGAATCAATGATGGGTTCCACCGGCTATGGATGGGAGTTGGCATCACTTGAAGGTGGCGTTAATCTGACCGGAATATCTGTTCAGCCTACCTCAACACGGCCTATCGCGCCGGTTATTCAAATTTTCAGTTTTCGTGGTATTGGTGAAGGAAGCGGTAAGGCTGTTTTTGTCCTGACAGCCCCCTGGAAGGTTGAAGAACCGAAAAAGGAAGTTGTTTATACCTTTACTGTGGTTAAAGCCGAAGATGTTGATACAGATGATGCCTTGCGACTTGAAGGGTTTGCCGCAGGCCCAACAGCAAATGTTCGGCCTGCTGGATCAGGCGGAATCGTGCAACCTATCTACTCCGTACCTACTGATCCATGCCTCTACTATGGCGTATGTCCTCCGGGTGACGACTGCTGCAATCAGCCACAGGCCAAATACGGTATACAGCCGCCTGTTTGCGAGTGCGATGACTGTTGTTGCAATCCGCCGCAGCCGAAATACGGTGTACAGCCGCCTTGTTGTGAGTGCGATGACTGTTGTTGCAATCCGCCAGTGACAATGAAGTACAATGTTCCAACAATGCGGTACAACGTCCCGCCGATGATGAGATACAACTTTCCCCCGATGATGCGGTATAATTTTCCTTCAAGATAA
- a CDS encoding tetratricopeptide repeat protein, whose product MLFHQRFAQENSFQEAALILEHLLQEDSERIDVLSLLGFTHFFMNNYEEAKEANERILAQEPENSYANKGLGLSLHKMGQTEKGIRFLQKAIDTAPENFLDPYHDLAAVYMETGQRDKAEALLQKLNSPSFARLA is encoded by the coding sequence TTGCTATTCCATCAAAGATTTGCTCAGGAAAATTCCTTTCAGGAGGCTGCTCTTATTCTTGAGCATCTTCTCCAGGAAGACTCTGAGCGTATTGATGTTCTTTCGTTGCTGGGATTTACCCATTTTTTTATGAATAATTACGAAGAGGCAAAAGAGGCAAACGAAAGAATTCTCGCACAAGAGCCTGAAAATTCTTATGCGAATAAAGGGCTTGGTTTATCTCTTCATAAAATGGGACAGACCGAAAAGGGTATTCGTTTTCTCCAAAAGGCTATTGACACGGCACCTGAGAATTTTTTAGATCCCTATCATGATCTTGCCGCAGTGTATATGGAAACAGGACAACGCGATAAGGCGGAAGCTTTGTTGCAAAAGTTGAATTCTCCCTCTTTTGCTCGATTGGCTTGA
- a CDS encoding peptidylprolyl isomerase: MRSGSLEKYSTEGDTEIQTSDYFSRTDLPEGMIKDPKFLDVAFSLKQGELSSIVEIGEGYAILFVDDIQQPELPELDAVRDQVVADYTKEKSQELAAKAADDLLAASKEQGGLEQAAQADQTAQENNPEVTVTDFFQRSAQGKDLPPNQLIQESFKMPWKQKLVQTPVQVGTSYYLFEVAERRAGTEKVDVAKRNEAREKLLASARKELVTSWVAAFQSRSTIATNESLLK, encoded by the coding sequence ATGCGGTCCGGTAGCCTAGAAAAATATAGTACAGAAGGTGATACTGAGATTCAGACCTCTGATTATTTTTCCCGGACAGATCTGCCTGAAGGGATGATCAAGGATCCTAAGTTTCTTGATGTCGCCTTTAGTCTCAAACAGGGGGAACTTTCTTCTATTGTAGAGATAGGCGAAGGCTATGCGATTCTCTTTGTTGATGACATCCAGCAGCCTGAACTGCCTGAGCTTGATGCGGTACGGGATCAGGTCGTTGCCGACTATACCAAAGAAAAATCCCAAGAACTTGCAGCCAAGGCCGCTGACGATCTCTTAGCGGCAAGTAAGGAGCAAGGCGGTCTTGAGCAAGCTGCCCAGGCAGACCAGACAGCGCAGGAAAACAACCCGGAAGTGACAGTAACGGATTTTTTCCAACGCTCTGCTCAAGGAAAAGACCTGCCGCCAAATCAACTTATTCAGGAAAGTTTTAAGATGCCCTGGAAGCAAAAATTGGTGCAAACGCCTGTGCAGGTCGGCACCTCATATTATCTCTTTGAAGTCGCTGAGCGAAGAGCCGGGACAGAAAAAGTCGATGTTGCCAAACGAAATGAGGCAAGGGAAAAACTGCTGGCTTCGGCACGTAAGGAGCTTGTCACCTCATGGGTGGCAGCCTTCCAGTCCCGCTCCACAATAGCCACCAACGAATCCCTGCTCAAATAA
- a CDS encoding radical SAM protein produces the protein MSDYQAITAVWETTMACNMRCMHCGSACSQALPDELSTEEAFALCDDLGKLGMQWITLSGGEPLTRQDWPQLARRLKQNGIVTNMITNGWLLDDATVQEMRACDIGTVAISLDGVEKTHDAIRKAGSFARNMRSFDVMRKYDQYSGAITSVNKKNIKELPEIKNALVAHGVNSWQIQICIPMGNMVNHQDELIDPDEVDGILDFCLEVAKEKKITIYPADCLGYYTEKEKLIRMHSLGPASAGEWAGCNAGTRGFGILHNGDVLGCTSIRDRSFIEGNIRDKSIVDIWNGSDAFKWSRSMKKTDLGGECKTCTYGDVCLGGCPNTRLTMNKTMKSANPYCAYRTARLKLQEKIADYQDTDALFATAQRLMVR, from the coding sequence ATGTCTGACTATCAAGCTATCACAGCAGTATGGGAAACCACTATGGCCTGTAATATGCGCTGCATGCATTGCGGTTCGGCCTGCTCACAGGCCCTGCCTGACGAACTGAGCACGGAAGAGGCCTTTGCCCTTTGTGATGATCTGGGGAAATTGGGTATGCAATGGATCACCTTATCCGGCGGGGAACCGCTGACCCGTCAGGACTGGCCTCAGCTGGCCCGCCGCTTAAAGCAGAATGGCATTGTTACGAATATGATCACCAATGGCTGGTTGCTTGACGATGCGACTGTGCAGGAGATGAGAGCCTGCGATATCGGCACGGTTGCCATCAGTCTGGACGGTGTTGAGAAAACCCATGATGCCATCAGGAAAGCCGGGTCTTTTGCCAGAAATATGCGATCATTTGATGTAATGAGAAAATATGATCAATATTCCGGTGCTATCACCAGTGTTAATAAGAAGAATATCAAAGAACTTCCAGAGATAAAAAATGCTCTTGTTGCTCATGGGGTAAATTCCTGGCAAATACAGATTTGTATTCCCATGGGGAATATGGTGAACCATCAGGATGAGCTTATTGATCCTGATGAAGTTGATGGTATTCTGGATTTCTGCCTTGAAGTGGCCAAGGAGAAAAAGATAACTATTTATCCGGCAGACTGCTTAGGGTATTATACTGAAAAAGAAAAACTTATTCGCATGCACAGTCTTGGACCAGCCTCAGCCGGAGAATGGGCAGGATGTAATGCAGGTACCCGTGGTTTTGGTATTCTGCATAATGGCGATGTGTTGGGTTGTACTTCCATCAGAGATCGTAGCTTCATCGAGGGAAATATTCGGGACAAAAGTATTGTCGATATATGGAATGGTTCTGATGCATTCAAATGGTCACGCAGTATGAAAAAGACAGATCTTGGAGGAGAGTGCAAGACCTGTACGTACGGCGATGTATGTCTGGGAGGCTGTCCTAATACCCGGTTAACGATGAATAAGACCATGAAGTCAGCCAATCCTTATTGCGCTTACCGCACCGCAAGGCTGAAGTTGCAGGAGAAAATAGCAGACTATCAGGACACGGATGCCCTCTTTGCAACCGCACAAAGATTGATGGTCAGGTAA
- a CDS encoding FeoA family protein: MNLRKMQTGQSGLIASVKVGGSLGLRMREMGLVPGTEITVTGRAPLYDPVKLRLHGQTLTLRNSEADYIEVDIAGKNDSAEGKV; the protein is encoded by the coding sequence ATGAATTTACGAAAAATGCAGACCGGACAATCCGGTCTTATCGCCTCTGTGAAGGTAGGCGGTAGTCTTGGCCTGCGGATGAGAGAAATGGGGCTTGTGCCGGGTACAGAAATTACGGTGACAGGGCGTGCTCCGTTATACGATCCTGTAAAGCTTCGTCTTCATGGACAGACCTTGACTTTGCGAAATAGCGAGGCCGATTATATTGAAGTGGATATTGCAGGGAAAAATGATTCTGCCGAGGGGAAGGTTTGA
- a CDS encoding FeoA family protein → MRQKRNIFSCCLRSIKQRRIQSPEEVRPLSECCGCSRVRVCRISGDRSACGRMASLGVLPGTVLELLCPVRGRGRKQCMVRINGGTLSLDALTAQNILVCPA, encoded by the coding sequence ATGAGACAAAAACGCAATATATTCTCCTGTTGTCTGCGGAGCATAAAACAGCGGCGGATACAGTCTCCAGAAGAGGTTCGTCCGTTGTCGGAATGTTGCGGTTGTAGCAGGGTGAGAGTGTGCAGAATCAGCGGCGACCGCAGTGCTTGCGGTAGGATGGCCTCTCTCGGCGTATTACCGGGAACTGTGCTGGAGCTACTCTGTCCTGTACGGGGACGAGGGCGAAAGCAGTGTATGGTGAGAATTAACGGCGGGACTCTGAGTCTGGATGCGTTAACCGCGCAAAATATTTTGGTGTGCCCAGCCTGA
- a CDS encoding TusE/DsrC/DsvC family sulfur relay protein, producing MASIEHNGTSYEVDEDGFLLNGSEEWDENWVDYVKSVEGINDMTDEHQKVIDALQEYYKKNGIAPMVRILSKTTGFPLKRIYELFPSGPGKGACKMAGLPKPTGCV from the coding sequence ATGGCATCTATTGAGCACAATGGTACCAGCTACGAGGTTGATGAAGATGGCTTCCTGTTGAACGGTTCTGAGGAGTGGGATGAGAACTGGGTTGACTACGTAAAAAGTGTTGAGGGGATCAACGACATGACCGATGAGCATCAGAAGGTTATTGACGCTCTGCAGGAATACTACAAGAAAAACGGTATTGCTCCCATGGTACGTATTCTCTCCAAGACCACAGGGTTCCCGCTCAAGAGAATCTACGAGCTGTTCCCGTCAGGACCTGGTAAAGGTGCCTGTAAAATGGCTGGTCTGCCCAAACCTACAGGTTGTGTATAA
- a CDS encoding transposase, with translation MLNIKDHKTINMFDPFDYLGPKRRKMLDESWAGIFRDHIRQILPVDFLALHFSANMGRPTNELVAMMGAMVLQQMNDLNDVETAEQFSFNIQWHYALDITDNSDKNAYVCPRSILNMRSVMTKYGIYDRVFNAIGDELIKIFDADTSLQRIDSVHIFSNMKHLGRIGIFTSTIKKFLVNLKRHHKDEFNELDLNLRERYLKKEEESFFAMVKPSESAKTLQMVADDLCFLINKFGSHPDIPSMKTYQLMTRVLKEQCITEQDEKTHEKRISLKANKDIPSDSLQNPSDPDAGYSGHKGKGYQVQIAETYSIEEGKGLNKLSLITHVDVQSAHESDADALMPYIETTEQRGIKPKEALADTIYGGDDNHEAAQQKGVNLIAPTLDKQKDLFCTLTDFEFSENGFVISCPENCQPIKTSKKKDRFTIAFSSERCGACPRADHCPVKPGKKDLAYLRYNEKNVRLSRRRQYERTDDFKNKYRFRAGVEATMSQLDRRTGIKHLRVRGMKAVRFAATMKATALNIIRAAAYKKRQNKGKSPSSPSFGGLIGLILVIKVRFLKNFGKIAKVETAMARF, from the coding sequence ATGCTTAACATCAAAGATCACAAAACCATCAACATGTTCGACCCCTTTGATTATCTCGGGCCGAAACGTCGAAAAATGTTGGACGAATCATGGGCCGGGATTTTTCGGGATCATATTCGTCAGATCCTGCCTGTTGATTTTCTCGCTCTCCATTTCAGTGCAAATATGGGCCGACCGACCAACGAACTCGTAGCCATGATGGGAGCAATGGTATTGCAACAGATGAATGATCTCAATGATGTAGAGACGGCTGAACAGTTCTCCTTTAACATACAATGGCATTACGCCTTGGATATCACCGATAATTCTGATAAAAATGCTTATGTCTGCCCGAGAAGCATTTTAAATATGCGTTCTGTTATGACAAAATACGGGATCTATGATCGTGTGTTTAATGCCATAGGCGATGAACTTATCAAGATTTTTGATGCGGACACCTCTTTGCAACGTATAGATTCCGTACATATTTTTTCAAACATGAAGCATCTCGGTCGTATCGGCATTTTTACAAGCACCATTAAAAAATTTCTGGTCAACCTCAAACGGCATCACAAAGACGAGTTCAATGAACTTGACCTGAATTTGAGGGAGCGTTATCTAAAAAAAGAAGAGGAAAGCTTCTTTGCCATGGTCAAACCATCCGAATCCGCCAAGACTCTCCAGATGGTTGCCGATGATCTTTGCTTTCTTATCAACAAGTTCGGCTCGCACCCTGATATCCCATCCATGAAAACATATCAGCTCATGACGCGCGTCCTGAAAGAACAGTGTATCACGGAGCAAGATGAAAAAACTCACGAAAAACGCATCAGCCTGAAGGCGAACAAGGATATTCCTTCTGACTCCCTGCAAAACCCCTCTGATCCCGATGCCGGTTACAGCGGTCATAAAGGCAAAGGATATCAGGTGCAAATTGCTGAAACATACAGCATAGAGGAAGGGAAGGGTCTCAACAAGCTTTCTCTTATTACCCATGTTGATGTCCAGAGTGCTCATGAAAGTGATGCCGATGCTCTGATGCCGTATATTGAGACGACGGAACAACGGGGAATTAAGCCTAAAGAAGCATTGGCAGACACAATCTACGGCGGTGACGATAATCACGAAGCGGCACAACAAAAAGGTGTCAATCTCATCGCTCCCACTCTGGACAAGCAAAAAGACCTCTTCTGCACCCTGACTGATTTTGAGTTTTCCGAAAACGGTTTTGTCATCTCGTGCCCTGAGAACTGCCAACCTATCAAAACATCAAAGAAAAAAGATAGATTTACCATAGCCTTTTCATCAGAAAGATGTGGTGCCTGCCCGAGAGCTGATCATTGTCCTGTCAAGCCGGGTAAAAAAGACCTCGCTTATCTCCGATATAATGAAAAAAACGTTCGCCTCAGCCGAAGAAGGCAATACGAACGAACTGATGACTTTAAAAACAAGTATCGGTTTCGGGCCGGTGTTGAGGCGACCATGTCGCAACTTGATCGACGCACGGGAATCAAGCATCTCCGGGTACGAGGCATGAAAGCGGTACGCTTTGCGGCAACCATGAAGGCGACAGCACTCAATATTATACGGGCGGCTGCGTACAAAAAACGACAAAACAAGGGGAAAAGCCCCTCATCACCCTCCTTCGGAGGTTTGATCGGCCTAATTTTGGTTATCAAAGTGCGATTTTTAAAAAATTTTGGCAAAATCGCAAAAGTTGAAACCGCAATGGCCCGATTTTGA
- the hisF gene encoding imidazole glycerol phosphate synthase subunit HisF yields the protein MITLLDYGAGNVRSVVNALESLGETVVRVNSPADIEKAERLVFPGVGNYGAMMHSLREQQLIEPLLRYLHEDRPFFGICVALQALFESSEEAPEEVGLGIIPGRVKRFDTELAIPHIGWNGIKVHQPSRIFHGFSGQEKLYFVHSYHVETAHTAAVLTTTDYGCEFVSSVQKGNIIATQFHPEKSGKAGLKLLENFLDSSREAIIPQSCPAKTELAERIIACLDVRSNDQGDLVVTKGDQYDVREDGNVRNLGLPVELARDYYEQGADEITFLNITAFRDFPLEDMPMMEVLQKTSEKVFVPLTVGGGIRDFTDCNGKFYSALEVASEYFRSGADKVSIGSDAVLIVEEVIKSGKATGLSSIEQIARVYGNQAVVISVDPRRVYVKHPDDTPHPVIETEFSGQNGEEYCWYQCTVKGGREGRDLDAVTLARVCEQLGAGEILLNCIDKDGTNSGFDLELINAVKEAVTIPVIASSGAGCPEHFLEVFTKTDAEAALAAGIFHRKEVPIGQVKQFLQDNEVEIRPC from the coding sequence ATGATTACCCTGCTAGATTACGGTGCTGGTAATGTACGCTCAGTTGTCAATGCCCTTGAGAGCTTGGGCGAAACAGTGGTCAGGGTCAATTCGCCCGCTGATATTGAAAAAGCGGAGCGGCTGGTTTTTCCCGGAGTAGGCAACTACGGTGCCATGATGCACAGCCTGCGGGAGCAGCAGCTTATTGAGCCGCTTCTGCGGTATCTTCATGAAGACCGACCATTTTTCGGGATCTGTGTCGCGCTTCAGGCCCTGTTCGAGTCCAGTGAAGAGGCACCGGAAGAGGTCGGGCTTGGCATTATTCCGGGGCGGGTGAAGCGGTTTGACACCGAGTTGGCGATTCCCCATATCGGCTGGAACGGGATTAAAGTTCATCAACCATCAAGGATCTTTCACGGTTTTTCCGGGCAGGAGAAACTGTATTTTGTCCATTCTTATCATGTGGAAACAGCCCATACTGCTGCTGTGTTGACCACCACGGATTATGGCTGTGAATTTGTCAGCTCCGTGCAGAAGGGCAATATCATTGCCACCCAGTTTCATCCGGAAAAAAGCGGCAAGGCTGGCTTGAAGTTGCTGGAGAATTTTTTGGACAGCAGTAGAGAGGCGATAATCCCCCAATCCTGCCCGGCAAAAACAGAGCTGGCCGAGCGCATCATTGCCTGCCTTGATGTCCGGTCCAATGATCAGGGCGATCTCGTGGTGACTAAGGGCGATCAGTATGATGTGCGGGAAGACGGGAATGTGCGCAACTTAGGTCTGCCAGTTGAACTTGCTCGCGATTATTACGAGCAGGGAGCGGATGAGATAACCTTTCTCAATATAACAGCCTTCCGTGATTTTCCGCTTGAGGATATGCCGATGATGGAGGTGTTGCAAAAAACCTCGGAAAAGGTCTTTGTTCCGCTGACCGTGGGTGGCGGGATTCGTGATTTCACCGACTGTAACGGCAAATTTTATTCGGCTCTTGAGGTTGCTTCAGAATATTTCCGTTCCGGGGCAGATAAGGTCTCTATTGGTTCCGATGCGGTGCTGATTGTTGAAGAGGTTATTAAGAGCGGCAAGGCCACCGGGCTGAGTTCTATTGAACAAATTGCCCGTGTCTATGGCAATCAGGCCGTGGTGATCTCTGTGGACCCGAGAAGGGTTTATGTGAAGCATCCCGATGACACCCCGCATCCGGTTATCGAAACAGAATTTTCCGGACAAAACGGCGAAGAATATTGCTGGTATCAATGTACGGTAAAAGGAGGCCGTGAAGGGCGCGACCTTGATGCGGTCACCTTGGCAAGGGTCTGTGAGCAGCTAGGTGCCGGAGAAATCCTCCTCAACTGTATTGATAAGGATGGAACCAATTCCGGGTTTGATCTGGAACTGATCAACGCGGTGAAAGAGGCCGTGACGATCCCGGTCATTGCCTCAAGCGGAGCCGGATGCCCGGAGCATTTTCTGGAGGTATTTACCAAAACAGATGCCGAGGCAGCCTTGGCCGCCGGAATTTTTCATCGGAAAGAGGTGCCTATCGGGCAGGTTAAACAATTTTTGCAGGATAATGAGGTGGAAATAAGACCCTGTTGA
- a CDS encoding GGDEF domain-containing protein, which yields MTRVSPPKKGQHTSSRKGFFFENTTDKKPVSYEKSSPIYSLLNGQRVGQIPIDEHKEIDKEELIGYRSSVAGLEWLLLVLVLLCTNLPWVHVPEPTVLHASMTTFAVFICVLHYMWRSHDGTRWKLSLNMWGITFFITAVVWETGSLSSPLLPLYFVIVLLAGTTLGTLSTLLGTLLVTACYLVLGAAETGFFLSESTVTFHAEHLSGPIIQLFLLWMLAYFVTLISKETDRTKDKIRQLSRTDQLTGLWNMKMLLIFMQREYQRILAKTGKFSVLMIDADSLKAVNDLHGHHAGTMLIVSISETMRSELREEDMLARFGGDEFVAFLPDTTCQKAWEIAERMRIKIAQAPLNYEGHTLSITVSCGIACYPEHGQDLTQIMKMADKALYTSKGRGKNQCTIFIAPETAGSAPPPPFDKKTTAQEPAE from the coding sequence ATGACCAGAGTTAGCCCGCCCAAAAAGGGTCAACATACATCGTCAAGGAAAGGATTTTTCTTTGAAAATACCACTGATAAAAAGCCGGTATCGTATGAAAAGAGCTCCCCCATCTATTCCTTGCTCAATGGTCAACGGGTTGGTCAGATTCCCATAGACGAACATAAGGAAATCGACAAAGAGGAGCTGATCGGCTATCGCAGTTCCGTAGCCGGTCTTGAGTGGTTGCTGCTGGTGCTTGTCCTCCTCTGTACCAACCTTCCTTGGGTACATGTGCCTGAACCTACGGTTCTGCATGCAAGCATGACAACATTTGCTGTCTTCATTTGCGTTCTTCATTATATGTGGCGCAGCCATGACGGAACTCGCTGGAAGCTTTCCCTGAACATGTGGGGGATAACCTTCTTTATTACAGCTGTTGTCTGGGAAACCGGCTCCTTATCAAGCCCGTTGTTGCCCCTTTATTTCGTTATAGTCCTACTGGCAGGCACAACCTTGGGCACCCTATCCACCCTCCTGGGTACCCTTCTTGTCACTGCATGTTATCTGGTTCTCGGTGCAGCCGAAACAGGCTTTTTTCTTTCAGAATCTACCGTCACTTTTCACGCAGAGCATCTCTCTGGACCGATTATCCAGCTTTTTCTCCTGTGGATGCTTGCCTACTTTGTCACCCTTATCTCCAAAGAAACAGACAGAACAAAGGATAAAATAAGGCAGTTATCGCGAACTGATCAGCTGACCGGCCTGTGGAATATGAAGATGCTGCTGATTTTTATGCAAAGAGAGTATCAACGAATCCTGGCAAAAACGGGAAAATTCTCTGTGCTCATGATTGATGCAGACAGCCTAAAGGCGGTCAATGACCTCCATGGACATCACGCTGGGACCATGTTGATCGTCTCTATTTCAGAGACCATGCGCTCGGAATTACGTGAAGAAGATATGCTAGCCAGATTTGGCGGCGATGAATTTGTGGCCTTTCTCCCGGATACCACCTGCCAGAAAGCATGGGAAATTGCCGAGAGAATGCGAATCAAAATAGCTCAAGCCCCGCTGAACTACGAAGGACACACCCTCAGCATAACCGTCAGCTGCGGTATAGCCTGCTACCCTGAACATGGGCAAGACCTGACACAGATCATGAAAATGGCAGATAAAGCACTCTACACAAGCAAGGGGCGCGGGAAGAACCAATGTACTATTTTTATTGCACCGGAAACAGCTGGTTCAGCACCTCCGCCCCCTTTCGACAAAAAAACAACAGCACAGGAGCCTGCGGAATAA
- the feoB gene encoding ferrous iron transport protein B — MVDAVHVALAGNPNAGKTTLFNYLTGAHQHVGNYPGVTVEKKEGIYLHKGQDVRIVDLPGTYSLTAYSVEELVARDYLVNEQPDVVVNVVDASNLERNLYLSCQFLELGVPLVIALNMIDVAEKRGIRIDTEKLSELAGVPVIPIIARTGKGVEELLETVQTVSRADAQPQTLIRYGADIDEVLRGILPLIKEHKILAGVYPASWTALKILENDEQVVAKVMLENMAIGQQLVERSEVLARHLQDTLEAYPETVIADHRYGFVRSILRQGEVTRVTEQDRLYASDQIDKVVTNRVAGPLLMAAILLGLYSFTFNWSGFLVDGLGMFFELLGNLTETLLPDGPVKSMIISGVIDGVGGVLGFVPIIMFMFFGIAVLEDSGYLARVAFMMDRIFHFFGLHGSSVMPFIISGGIAGGCAVPGVLAARTLRSPKERLATLLTVPFMNCGAKLPVLTLIIAAFFPDHQAGYMFLATLVAWLVALMAAKFLRMTLLRGESTPFVMELPPYRVPTGKGLLIHTWERTWQYVKKAGTVILGISILLWAMMTYPGLPSDKVAAFEAMRQQATAFGSADGTVAGAPGEAPALLRIDQLEAEAGLRYSIAGRIGRALEPISRFAGFDWRTNIALVGGFAAKEVIVSTLGTAYSLGEVDPENTTSLKERLAGDRHWNPIAALAFLAFIMFYSPCFVTVIAIAKEAGSWKWAFFSMGFNTIFSFSMAVGIFQLGTLLGLG, encoded by the coding sequence ATGGTTGATGCTGTCCATGTTGCTCTTGCTGGCAATCCCAATGCTGGCAAGACGACTCTCTTTAATTATCTTACTGGAGCGCATCAGCATGTGGGGAATTACCCCGGTGTTACGGTTGAAAAAAAGGAAGGAATTTACCTCCATAAAGGGCAGGATGTCCGGATTGTTGATTTACCCGGAACCTATTCCCTGACCGCTTATTCTGTGGAAGAGCTGGTGGCTCGTGATTATCTGGTGAATGAGCAGCCAGATGTGGTGGTTAATGTTGTTGATGCCTCCAATCTGGAGCGTAATTTGTACCTGAGCTGCCAATTTCTCGAACTGGGCGTGCCCTTGGTTATTGCGCTCAATATGATTGATGTCGCGGAAAAGCGTGGTATTCGCATTGATACGGAGAAGCTGAGCGAGTTGGCCGGGGTTCCGGTTATTCCTATTATCGCTCGCACCGGAAAAGGCGTGGAGGAGCTCCTGGAGACTGTTCAAACGGTCAGCCGTGCAGATGCCCAGCCGCAAACCCTGATTCGTTACGGGGCAGATATTGATGAGGTGCTCAGGGGGATACTTCCTCTTATTAAAGAACATAAAATTCTTGCAGGGGTTTATCCCGCATCGTGGACTGCTTTAAAAATTTTGGAAAATGACGAGCAGGTCGTGGCCAAGGTCATGCTGGAAAACATGGCTATTGGGCAGCAGCTCGTTGAGCGAAGCGAGGTCTTGGCTCGGCATCTCCAGGATACCCTAGAAGCCTATCCAGAAACGGTTATTGCGGATCATCGCTATGGTTTTGTCCGTTCTATTCTCCGGCAGGGAGAGGTTACACGGGTAACAGAGCAAGACAGGTTGTATGCATCGGATCAGATCGATAAGGTCGTGACCAACAGGGTGGCCGGGCCATTGCTGATGGCTGCAATCTTGTTGGGCTTGTACAGTTTCACCTTTAACTGGTCTGGTTTTTTGGTTGACGGGTTGGGCATGTTTTTTGAATTGCTCGGTAACCTGACGGAAACTCTCTTGCCAGACGGGCCGGTTAAATCCATGATCATTTCCGGGGTGATTGACGGCGTGGGTGGCGTGCTCGGTTTTGTGCCGATTATCATGTTTATGTTTTTTGGGATCGCCGTGCTGGAGGACTCAGGTTATTTGGCCCGGGTTGCCTTTATGATGGACAGAATTTTTCATTTTTTCGGGCTGCACGGATCCTCTGTTATGCCCTTTATTATTTCTGGCGGTATTGCAGGCGGCTGTGCTGTTCCCGGCGTGCTGGCCGCGAGAACCTTACGCTCACCCAAGGAGCGGCTGGCTACACTGCTGACTGTGCCGTTTATGAACTGCGGTGCCAAGTTGCCGGTCCTAACTCTTATTATTGCTGCTTTTTTCCCAGATCATCAGGCAGGATATATGTTTCTGGCAACACTCGTTGCTTGGCTGGTAGCCCTGATGGCGGCAAAATTTTTGAGAATGACCCTGCTGAGAGGGGAGTCCACGCCCTTTGTTATGGAATTACCTCCCTACCGGGTGCCCACCGGCAAGGGATTATTAATTCATACCTGGGAGCGAACCTGGCAGTATGTTAAAAAAGCAGGCACGGTGATTCTGGGGATTTCCATTCTGCTGTGGGCCATGATGACGTATCCCGGCCTGCCCTCAGATAAGGTCGCTGCATTTGAAGCCATGCGTCAGCAGGCTACCGCTTTCGGTTCTGCTGACGGAACTGTTGCAGGAGCTCCTGGTGAAGCTCCTGCACTCCTGCGAATCGATCAACTGGAAGCCGAGGCCGGGTTACGCTATTCCATAGCTGGGCGTATCGGTAGAGCCTTGGAGCCTATCAGTCGTTTTGCTGGCTTTGACTGGCGAACCAATATCGCTCTGGTGGGTGGCTTCGCGGCCAAGGAGGTCATTGTCTCCACTTTGGGTACAGCCTATTCCCTTGGCGAAGTGGACCCGGAAAACACGACCTCGTTAAAAGAGAGGCTGGCCGGAGACAGGCATTGGAATCCCATTGCAGCTCTAGCCTTTCTTGCCTTTATTATGTTTTATTCCCCCTGTTTTGTCACCGTGATTGCTATTGCCAAGGAGGCGGGATCATGGAAATGGGCCTTTTTCTCTATGGGATTTAACACCATTTTTTCTTTCAGTATGGCGGTAGGGATTTTTCAGCTAGGGACCTTGCTCGGGCTAGGGTGA